TTCCTGAAGGCCCTTACGTTTTAGCGCAGTTGGAAAAGGCTTAATACCAGACGTCAATTAGCATCGAAACTCTCGCCCCCGAGATTAACCGCAATACTACTGAAGTTGGGAATGAATAGCAAAATGGCAAATTCGACTGTGGTACTCAGAGCCTATGGAGATGGCTTGCACCTGATCATCAGGCCCCATCTATCAATATCAGAAGTTGAAGCTGCGATCGAGCAGGAAATAACGCGTATGAATCGCTCTTTAGCGGGGGCATCGGTGCAAATTGATCTTAAGTCTCCAACCTTGAAAGAGGAGGAGATCGAACTTCTCAGTTCGAAGCTTCAGCAAACCTATGATCTCACAGTGCGTGGTGTCGAAGTCGCTGATGAACCGGTTTCGCCGCCTATCGCTGCCGCGCCAACGACGCATGTCATATCGCCCCCGACGGATACCCGTCCCTCTCGGGACAGTGAACCCTCTCGGATAGTAGCACACACAATTCGTTCTGGGCAGACAGAGGAATTTCCACAAGGGAGTCTTATTATTTACGGGGATGTCAACTCAGGCAGTGAAGTAAAGGCAGGTGGAGACATCGTTGTGTTGGGTACACTGCGGGGGAGTGCTTACGCTGGGATGAATGGCAGGTTATCGGCTGTGATTATTGCGATGGATTTTGCCCCGTTAAAACTTCAGATAGGCAACTATGTGAATCGTTTATCGGTGAGTCAGGAATCGCGAGGTTATCCAGAGATCGCCCGCATCGGTGCAGAAGATGTAATTATTATTGAAAAATTTGTTAAATTTTAACAGAGGAGGTTCCGGTTATGGGAAAAGTAATCGTAGTGACATCAGGAAAGGGAGGTGTCGGCAAAACAACCTCTACAGCCAACTTAGGGACAGCCCTGGCACTTCTGGGTAGAACCGTCGCCGTTGTTGATGCAGATGTGGGGCTTCGGAATCTCGATATCGTGATGGGGCTTGAGAGCAGGATTGTTTATACCTCAATGGATGTCATTGAGAAACAGTGTGAACTCAGTAAAGCACTCGTTAGGGATCGGCGTGTTGATGGTCTGATGTTGCTTGCGGCATCGCAGAAAAACAACAAAGACGATATTCAGCCAGAGCAGATGAAAGCGATTTGTGATAAGTTGCGGACGACGCACGATTTCGTTCTGGTTGACTCGCCCGCTGGCATTGAACGCGGTTTCAGCAACGCTTCCGCCGGTGCCGACGAAGCCATCGTTGTTACAACACCAGATGTCTCCGCTATTCGGGATGCTGACAGGATTATCGGATTGCTGCAAAATGCGAGAATTGAACCGATCAATCTCGTTTTAAATCGGTTCTCACCACAGCTTGTAGGGAATGGGAGCATGATGGATCAAGCCGACGTATTGGATATCCTGAATATTGAGCTCATCGGTGTTGTTCCAGAAGACAGCGGTGTAATCACCTCTACAAACCGCGGCATTCCGCTCGTCTATGAAGACGGTTCCCCCGGTGCTCAGGCGTATATGCGTATTGCGCGACGCCTGACTGGGCAGCGCATCCCGATTCATAATTTTGAGCAGAAGGGCATATTGAATAATATTTTAAACTGGTTCACGAGAAAGAGATAAGGAGTTTTCTGATGAATATCAGCATAAGACAACTATTCGGGCGCAAACCGAAATCGAGCAGTATAGCGAAACAGCGCCTGAAACTGGTCATCACCCAAGACAGGTTTGATGTTGATGACCGGGTTATGACCAGGTTACATCATGAATTAGCAGAGGTGCTGGCAAAGTACTTTGAATTTTCAGCCAACTCTGTTAAGATGGACTTGAAACAGGAGGGGAATTCCTACATCCTTGTCGCGGATTTTCCTTATACGAAATTCCACGAAACGAACATGAGACAATAATCGATGAGTGAAAGATTTATGCGTCTTGAAAGCGGATCTACGAACAGTAGGGGTTTCCTGCGTCAAAGAATCAATTCCGAAATCGCTTTTGCCACCCCATTATCGTCATTCGTCGTTGTGATGAAGTCGGCACAAGCACGGATCGGCGGGACTGCGTTTTCCATCGCTACCGCGAAACCGGCTGTTTTGAGCAGACTTTCATCGTTATAGCTATCGCCAAAAGCAACAACCGCATTTAACGGGATGTTGAACCGGTTGGCGAGTGCTGTCAGTGCGCGCCCTTTAGTAACTTCCGGATTCATAAATTCAATATATTCTGCTTGGGTCTGCGTAACATAAAGCTTCTCAGCGTAATCGGTTTGAAAACTCATTAAGAGTGGTTGCAATTTTTCAGGCGTATGGATAATAAGGAGCTTCGTTGGCGTTTCACCAGCTAACTCGCGTAGGTCTCCGACAGCTGTAGCCGGAACCCCTGTTCGTGCTTCATAAAGGTCGCTCCATGCATTCCGCTCGGCGACATAAAGTTCATCGTTCAGGCAGAAATTGAGATGTAACCCTTGCTCGATACAGTGATTGACAACCGCCATGGCGTAATCTGATGGAACAGGCGTGTGATGATAGACCTCAGCGGTTGTGGCATGTCGTACCATCCCCCCGTTATAAGAGATAATAGGATTTTCGAGTCCGATCTGATCGCTAATCGGTTGGATAGAACGGTGCATCCTTCCAGAAACTAATACCACGAGTATATCGTTTGCCGCGAGTGCTTGGAGTGCGTCGCGGTTTTTTGGTGATAATTTATGATCACTGCTTAGCAGCGTTCCATCTAAGTCGAAAGCTGCTAAACGACACGGTATCTTCATCTTATCGCTTTCCATCCTTTTTGCGTAAATTCTTTGATTTGCTCATATTTTGTAGCACAAACTGGAAGTTTATGCTACATAGGTGGCAACTTAGGTTAACGCAAGTTGCCACCTATTTATCTACATAGCACTCCTACGGAGTGCGGCGGCTTAAATATGCTGTTTCTATAGACATAACACCCCTACGGGGTGAAGAAAGTGTCGGAAAAACCGCGTTACAATGCTCAAAATCCGTTGATAGCAACTTGGGTTAGGTGAGTATAATCACCAGATTGCTTGTTCTGTCTCTCGGTCAAAGAGATGCATTTCTGCTTCATCAAAATCTAACCAGATAGTATCGCCTACCGTAACCCGAAACGTTGGATGTGCTCTGACCCGAAGTAAGATAGGGTCCTGCGTCTCTGAATGCGTGCCGAGCCGGATGTCAAGAATATTGACTGCCCCGAGCGGTTCAACGAGATGTACCTGCGCAGAAATACGCTGTTCATTGGGTTGACTCCGCGCTGTGATATGCTCAGGACGAATACCAAACACCAAACCGTTTTTTTGCGCGTCTGAAGTGATCGTCGTCTGCCGTTCTGGTGAGAGGCGAAGATCAACATCGGTGTGACTGAGATGTAGCACAGATTCCGCTTCGTTGAGGGTGAGTTCAGCGTCAAGGAGGTTCATGGTAGGCATACCCATAAATCCAGCAACGAAGAGGCTCTGAGGTTTATTGTAAATTTCATGCGGAGTACCGATCTGTTGTAGGAGTCCTTGATGGATCACAGCGATTCTGTCTGCAAGTGACATTGCTTCAACTTGGTCATGCGTCACAAAGATGGTCGTCGCGCCGATTTCATGTTGGAGTCGTTTGATTTCGGCGCGCGTGTCAACGCGCATCTTTGCGTCTAAATTCGCCATAGGTTCATCAAGCAGGTAAACCTTGGGTTGACGGACCATCGCGCGTCCGAGCGCGACGCGTTGCATCTCACCCCCGCTAAGAACGCTGGGTTTCCTATCTAACATGTCAGCTATTTGTAGGATTTTGGCAACTCGCTTGACTTCGGCATCAATCTCCGATTTTGAGATATTCACCGCTTTGAGTGGAAAAGCGATGTTATCGTAGACGCTCAGGTGCGGATAGAGGGCGTAGAATTGAAAGACAAAAGCGATGTCTCGGTCAGCAGGCGAAAGATCGTTGACCCGCTGTCCGTCAATGAAGATGTCGCCTTCTTCGGGATTCTCTAAGCCTGCAATGAGACGGAGCGTTGTCGTTTTACCACAGCCAGAGGGACCGAGAAAAACGACGAACTCTTTGTCCTCAACTTCGAGGTTAAAGTCTTTGACAGCGACGACATCGCCGAAACGTTTTACAACGTTTTCAAGTTTGATATGGGCCATAATATATTAGTTGTCAGTTATCAGTTGTCAGTTAAAAGAGGTTTTTGATGATCCTAAAGTCTCTTTTTCTCGCTGCGAAGCAAACTGAAGGATTTTTTCGCAGAAAAAATCGGTCTGACAACTGATAACTATTCTACATTAGAAAGTAGATCAAAAAGTGCATGACTGCCCCGGAAATCAGCGGCACCGTGAGATTGTCATCAACCGGGACGGGAATGAGTTCGACAATTGTAGCGACCAAGGCACCCACGATTGCTATAACAGGGTTGAACTTAACCAAAGCAATTGCGGCGCAAACAATGAAACAGGCGGCGCTCCCCTCTAAACTCTTCCTGCCGAGAAGTTTCGTCCGCCCCCACTTTTTGCCCACGAGTGCGGCTGCCATATCTCCTAATACCATAAAAAAGATACAGACAATAGCAAGCGTCTTAGCAAATAAGAAAATACACAGGAACGCACTGATAAGATAGTAGGTCGCGCCTGTCACAGCCCCTTTGCGTTCATGTCTACGGAGGATGGGTTTGAAAATTCGGGAAAAAAACTTGCCGAAATGTGGAGATCCCCATTTCACTAATTCGACGGCAAGCGCAAAGCCAGTCAGTATCCCCATTAAAACTAACATAGTCGGTTTATCCAAGAAGAGATAGATAACCGGTAGGGTGAGTCCTGATAAATGAATGCTTTTCCGAAGCAGCTCGCCTATCACTGCTTTACCCTCCACACAACCGAATAATATCCGCTAATTATTATAGGACTTAGCAGAGAAAATATCAAGGATAATAGTTATCAGTTATCAGTACGCTGCGCTTTCAGTTATCAGTTAAGAGGTATGTTGTGGCTGTAACCATAAAGGTAACTGCCACAATATGCTAACTGAGTCCTGAAAGATTTTTCATGCCTCGCAGTGAGAGAAAATCGTACTGATAACTGACAACTTTTTCTACTTTTTGACAAAAAAAACACACATTTTTGTTGCATTCAGAGATTACAATTTTTGCCGTTGGAATAGTATTGGGAACAGAAATGTTGGCGGAACATCTCTTGCACTTTAAAAAATTATACGAGGATTTCAAGTTTGCCTAAAGGGATAAAAATATAAAATGAGAGGACTTCTTAATATGGATTTGCAAGCGCCACCCTTCGGTGGACGACTGCGTATCGGTTTGTTGTTTTTGTTAGTTGGCATAGCACTCACATTCTGCGAAGTAAGTGCTGATAACCACGAAACGCCACAACTCATGAAAATAACAGGTATTGTTGTAGATAGCGATACGGAGGTCCCGCTGCCAGATGTAACAATTCGGGTTACTGATACCCAGATCCGTGTAAAGACTGACGAAACAGGTGCGTTTTCGCTGGAATTACCGATCGGTACTTATAAAATCCATGCAAGCGCGTCGTTCTATAACACCTATGTTATCACTGATTTTGAAGTAAAAGCAGGAGAGATCGCGGAACGGCTTCGCGTACCCTTGGTTGCACAAGTGGTGAAACTGGATGCGATTAAGATGCCGGTTCAGTTAAGCCAGGCGAGCGAGCGCGGATTGCTTGAACAACGGATGCGCAGTTCCCGAATTGAAGACAGTATCAGTACGGAAGAAATGAGCCGACTCCCTGCATCGTCTGCGGGTGAGGCTATTAAACGGGTGACGGGTATCAGCATTGTTGGTGGACGTTATGTATTTGTGCGTGGATTGGGAGAACGTTACAGTAACACACTTCTCAATAATGTCGAAATTCCGAGTCCTGAGCCAAACAGACGGGTTGTACCTATGGATATTTTCCCGGCAAGTCTCCTGGCGAGTCTACAGACAGTAAAGACCTTCTCGCCTGACCAACCGGGTGGTTTCGCTGGTGGTTCCGTCCAAGTTTTTACCAAAGACTTCCCGGAAGAGTTGACGATGTCCTTATCCACGTCAACGGGTTTCAACACACAAACAACCGGGGAAGAAGGCTTGACTTATCCGGGTGGAGATTTTGACTTTTTGGGATTTGACGACGGTTCGCGTGAGCTACCGAGCATCATTCGAGAGGCGGCAGCGGATGTGCCTATCCGGGAGCGTGGACGTTTTACACCCGCTGGCTTTACGCCTGAAGAGATTCAGGCGTTTGGACAATCGTTTGAGAATGTTTGGTCGCCAGAGCGGGAATCTCTGCCGGTCAATCACGGTTATAAATTTAGCCTTGGAAATAGCAACACCGTTTTCGGTAAAGAGTTCGGTTACTTAGGGGTCATCTCCTACGGCAACAGCCACAGTTACGGCACCCAGGTTCGCAACGCCTTCCGCATCGGTCTGAATGAGACCCTTTCACCTGTAACCTCGTACGACGTCGAACGCAGTGGTAACGAAGTAGAATGGGGTACCGTTCTAAACACCAGTCTCCGGTTCTCACCGCAACACCAGATCAATCTACGGTCACTTTTCACACACACCGCTGAAGATGAAATCCGAACCTGGGAAGGCTTCAATGCTGACAGAAACACAGATATGCGAAGTGCGCGCCTCCGATA
The sequence above is a segment of the Candidatus Poribacteria bacterium genome. Coding sequences within it:
- the minD gene encoding septum site-determining protein MinD; amino-acid sequence: MGKVIVVTSGKGGVGKTTSTANLGTALALLGRTVAVVDADVGLRNLDIVMGLESRIVYTSMDVIEKQCELSKALVRDRRVDGLMLLAASQKNNKDDIQPEQMKAICDKLRTTHDFVLVDSPAGIERGFSNASAGADEAIVVTTPDVSAIRDADRIIGLLQNARIEPINLVLNRFSPQLVGNGSMMDQADVLDILNIELIGVVPEDSGVITSTNRGIPLVYEDGSPGAQAYMRIARRLTGQRIPIHNFEQKGILNNILNWFTRKR
- the minE gene encoding cell division topological specificity factor MinE, translating into MNISIRQLFGRKPKSSSIAKQRLKLVITQDRFDVDDRVMTRLHHELAEVLAKYFEFSANSVKMDLKQEGNSYILVADFPYTKFHETNMRQ
- a CDS encoding Cof-type HAD-IIB family hydrolase, which codes for MKIPCRLAAFDLDGTLLSSDHKLSPKNRDALQALAANDILVVLVSGRMHRSIQPISDQIGLENPIISYNGGMVRHATTAEVYHHTPVPSDYAMAVVNHCIEQGLHLNFCLNDELYVAERNAWSDLYEARTGVPATAVGDLRELAGETPTKLLIIHTPEKLQPLLMSFQTDYAEKLYVTQTQAEYIEFMNPEVTKGRALTALANRFNIPLNAVVAFGDSYNDESLLKTAGFAVAMENAVPPIRACADFITTTNDDNGVAKAISELIL
- a CDS encoding ABC transporter ATP-binding protein, translated to MAHIKLENVVKRFGDVVAVKDFNLEVEDKEFVVFLGPSGCGKTTTLRLIAGLENPEEGDIFIDGQRVNDLSPADRDIAFVFQFYALYPHLSVYDNIAFPLKAVNISKSEIDAEVKRVAKILQIADMLDRKPSVLSGGEMQRVALGRAMVRQPKVYLLDEPMANLDAKMRVDTRAEIKRLQHEIGATTIFVTHDQVEAMSLADRIAVIHQGLLQQIGTPHEIYNKPQSLFVAGFMGMPTMNLLDAELTLNEAESVLHLSHTDVDLRLSPERQTTITSDAQKNGLVFGIRPEHITARSQPNEQRISAQVHLVEPLGAVNILDIRLGTHSETQDPILLRVRAHPTFRVTVGDTIWLDFDEAEMHLFDRETEQAIW
- a CDS encoding SEC59/DGK1/VTE5 family protein, giving the protein MEGKAVIGELLRKSIHLSGLTLPVIYLFLDKPTMLVLMGILTGFALAVELVKWGSPHFGKFFSRIFKPILRRHERKGAVTGATYYLISAFLCIFLFAKTLAIVCIFFMVLGDMAAALVGKKWGRTKLLGRKSLEGSAACFIVCAAIALVKFNPVIAIVGALVATIVELIPVPVDDNLTVPLISGAVMHFLIYFLM